In Citrus sinensis cultivar Valencia sweet orange chromosome 2, DVS_A1.0, whole genome shotgun sequence, a single genomic region encodes these proteins:
- the LOC102612012 gene encoding universal stress protein PHOS32 → MTSPKHPPELSDRQATAVIVQPSSPRFPLSSPTTGGAHRKIGIAVDLSDESAFAVKWAVQNYLRPGDAVILLHVRPTSVLYGADWGAIEVSLEMSESEESQRKLEDDFDQFTTTKANDLAQPLVEAQIPFKIHIVKDHDMKERLCLEVERLGLSAVIMGSRGFGAAKKSSKSRLGSVSDYCVHHCVCPVIVVRFSDDKDAADGDADAASKSDGLKLGRENELCTVAEEDEQEYHDAFDKHSDIEKAS, encoded by the exons aTGACGTCGCCAAAACACCCGCCGGAATTATCGGACCGCCAAGCAACGGCGGTGATAGTCCAACCGTCCTCCCCGAGATTCCCACTATCTTCTCCAACGACCGGTGGGGCCCACCGCAAGATCGGGATCGCCGTGGATCTGAGCGACGAGAGCGCGTTCGCCGTGAAATGGGCCGTGCAGAATTACTTGCGCCCGGGGGACGCCGTGATTCTGCTGCACGTGCGTCCCACGAGCGTGCTGTACGGTGCGGACTGGGGCGCGATAGAGGTGTCGTTGGAAATGAGCGAGTCGGAGGAGTCGCAGCGGAAGCTGGAGGATGATTTTGATCAGTTCACGACGACTAAAGCCAACGATCTGGCGCAGCCGCTGGTGGAGGCGCAGATACCGTTCAAGATCCACATAGTGAAGGATCATGATATGAAGGAGAGGCTGTGTTTGGAGGTGGAGAGGCTGGGGCTGAGTGCGGTGATTATGGGAAGCAGAGGCTTTGGTGCTGCAAAGAAGAGTAGTAAGAGTAGGCTAGGGAGTGTGAGTGATTATTGTGTGCATCACTGTGTTTGTCCTGTTATTGTTGTTAGGTTTTCTGATGACAAAGACGCTGCTGATGGTGATGCTGATGCTGCCTCCAAATCCGATGGACTGAAACTTGGTCGAGAGAATGAGCTCTGTACGGTTGCGGAAGAGGATGAGCAGGAGTACCATGATGCTTTCGATAAACATTCAG ATATTGAGAAGGCTTCTTGA